The proteins below come from a single Corynebacterium cystitidis genomic window:
- a CDS encoding SpaA isopeptide-forming pilin-related protein, translating to MRRRKGVGSYRALAAKAGALGAAFAIAFTVVPAVDAEPDKATETESASAEETGLAPHDSLWTGVDPTGETSVVPGAEGAPDTASGEPAYTELGGAGLTSPTRNSSPTVDGELAPTLDGMLQQGGDQLTAREISIRPAGKSDEGDKLYRLDGYVVKLHNAETDEAQEVPYVSFLRGETDAELGVIESAEIDGRQADINEDVELFSFPRPGSGVFLPHPWPAEVNGDMITFNTKKIDLSEETHFSVTFTLEGDGEDETAWTLYEGEETAGDLKEKLGQAKPTPRAGDPVRGDRVRVVVQVGGDRLADSDSNNATQESGRASNVFRYSGEPGAVLQLYEPLYRGEFTNLQAGRSNTDRDRMRPIDEEWATCTSDVNGECTFDIPVSGPGTQPYYWVAMTKASPGFEVQEYIRAGGSGAWEEGSETLRYAFATPNMSTSGGKTFYSGAYYKNVGPKEDGWGSDYEYRNTGWEPSSFMWEVKSRADRVALEELEYRTPLGVFQQRRVNPPLPNRCGLRVGFIIDVSTSMGNGIGTMQAILNGREKTKKQEAVKGVLPELANTSTEIGLVTFASDTPGVTGRLTRNKPNILEPLKMNNESDRKTAQEWVDRLYATGDTNWEAGLKQFADYNRQNPGAKYDVVYMITDGNPTRNVTTRYPNPNPAFERKPQNGFDTEFRYVEAAMGVANTLKEQGTRVVPVGIPSNWPWGQNPDRELQISEHNLMAISGKNPDGSNASLRYSNFVTYKDSDVFRQALINTLNTCAITVERRFYEGDGEPTEGPTISNTRATTKEENNEWGYEGVLRPQGRNEERKTEYPDKFVAGPDRYEATFKLNGETPYDNVQIREQKKVPQGWQPMPTKDGKNAQCFDANKNPVTVNNLDQLGDQLGVPPTNDFQLDNVPAVGGIHCVVYYRKPTQPSGFDFLIKKVDAEDNTVSLDSAEFELRPLNDDGTIGEPKEKNQDGAAPNSSMLKWTNLDPGRFVLIETKAPQAQNGPAYSLLPQPIYFSVTADGGSYKVKLLENAQDKTGKELNDQNLTFPVVGFDLTAQQADQSQLLEFKVANVRVGNLPKTGGLGVAPWLLAALMLMALGGTLARKRA from the coding sequence ATGCGACGAAGGAAAGGTGTTGGATCGTACCGCGCCTTAGCGGCAAAGGCAGGGGCCTTAGGCGCCGCTTTTGCTATCGCTTTTACAGTGGTTCCCGCAGTAGACGCGGAGCCTGACAAAGCCACGGAGACAGAAAGTGCTTCCGCCGAGGAGACAGGGCTAGCTCCACATGACTCACTGTGGACCGGTGTCGATCCAACTGGTGAGACCAGCGTCGTACCTGGGGCGGAAGGAGCCCCTGATACCGCATCTGGTGAGCCCGCATACACGGAACTGGGTGGTGCAGGGCTCACCAGCCCTACCCGGAATTCATCGCCTACGGTTGACGGTGAACTGGCCCCTACTCTTGATGGAATGCTCCAGCAGGGCGGCGACCAGCTAACGGCAAGAGAGATCAGCATCCGCCCAGCTGGCAAATCCGACGAAGGTGATAAACTTTACCGCCTAGATGGCTACGTGGTAAAACTTCATAACGCAGAGACAGACGAAGCGCAGGAGGTGCCCTACGTTTCCTTCCTGCGTGGGGAGACCGACGCGGAGCTTGGCGTTATCGAATCGGCCGAAATTGACGGCCGTCAAGCTGATATTAATGAAGATGTGGAGCTGTTCTCCTTCCCCCGGCCAGGTAGCGGTGTTTTCCTTCCTCATCCTTGGCCTGCCGAGGTTAACGGGGACATGATCACGTTTAACACGAAAAAGATCGATCTTAGCGAAGAGACACATTTTAGTGTGACCTTTACCCTTGAGGGTGATGGCGAGGACGAGACTGCCTGGACCCTTTATGAGGGTGAGGAAACAGCTGGCGACCTTAAAGAAAAGTTAGGCCAAGCTAAACCAACCCCGCGGGCCGGTGACCCGGTTCGTGGCGATCGTGTCCGAGTGGTCGTCCAGGTGGGTGGCGACAGGCTGGCCGATAGTGACAGCAATAACGCTACCCAAGAGTCTGGGCGTGCCTCCAATGTGTTCCGTTATTCCGGTGAGCCCGGTGCAGTGCTCCAACTGTACGAGCCGCTGTATCGCGGGGAGTTTACAAACCTTCAGGCCGGCCGCTCGAACACGGACCGAGATCGCATGCGGCCGATCGACGAGGAGTGGGCAACGTGTACGTCTGATGTCAACGGTGAATGCACATTCGATATTCCAGTTTCCGGCCCTGGTACGCAACCATACTACTGGGTTGCGATGACCAAAGCGTCGCCAGGGTTTGAAGTGCAGGAATATATTCGCGCTGGTGGCTCCGGCGCATGGGAGGAAGGGTCAGAAACCCTGCGTTATGCTTTCGCGACCCCCAACATGAGCACTAGTGGAGGGAAGACCTTTTACTCCGGTGCTTACTACAAAAACGTCGGTCCAAAAGAGGATGGGTGGGGATCCGACTACGAATATAGAAACACTGGCTGGGAACCTTCTTCGTTCATGTGGGAAGTGAAGTCCCGTGCGGACCGTGTAGCATTGGAAGAACTGGAATATCGTACGCCTTTGGGTGTCTTTCAGCAGCGTCGTGTGAATCCGCCATTACCTAACCGTTGTGGTCTGCGAGTTGGGTTCATCATCGACGTTTCGACCAGTATGGGTAACGGTATTGGGACGATGCAAGCAATCTTGAATGGTCGCGAAAAGACAAAAAAGCAGGAAGCGGTTAAAGGCGTTCTACCTGAATTGGCTAACACCTCGACCGAAATTGGTTTAGTTACCTTCGCTAGTGATACACCTGGAGTAACCGGCCGTCTTACTAGGAATAAACCAAATATCTTGGAACCCCTCAAAATGAATAATGAAAGCGATAGAAAGACTGCCCAGGAGTGGGTCGACCGGCTTTACGCCACAGGAGACACCAACTGGGAGGCTGGCCTGAAGCAGTTTGCAGACTACAACCGTCAGAATCCAGGAGCAAAGTATGACGTCGTTTACATGATTACTGACGGTAACCCGACCCGAAACGTAACGACGCGCTACCCGAATCCGAATCCAGCGTTCGAGCGTAAACCCCAGAACGGCTTCGATACCGAATTCAGGTACGTAGAAGCTGCCATGGGTGTGGCCAATACCTTGAAAGAGCAAGGAACCCGTGTTGTTCCGGTTGGCATCCCATCCAACTGGCCATGGGGGCAAAACCCAGATCGTGAGCTTCAAATTTCGGAGCACAACTTGATGGCAATCTCAGGAAAGAATCCTGATGGTTCAAACGCAAGCCTTCGCTACTCTAACTTTGTCACCTACAAAGATAGTGACGTTTTCCGCCAAGCACTGATCAACACCTTGAACACCTGTGCCATCACGGTTGAGCGTCGCTTCTACGAGGGTGATGGCGAGCCGACCGAAGGCCCAACGATCAGCAATACCCGCGCAACCACCAAGGAGGAAAACAACGAGTGGGGCTACGAGGGTGTCTTGCGTCCCCAAGGCCGCAATGAGGAGAGGAAGACTGAATACCCTGATAAGTTTGTAGCCGGACCTGACCGCTATGAAGCCACCTTCAAACTCAACGGCGAGACCCCTTACGACAATGTTCAAATACGTGAGCAAAAAAAGGTTCCACAGGGATGGCAGCCGATGCCAACCAAGGATGGCAAAAACGCGCAGTGCTTTGACGCAAATAAAAATCCTGTGACCGTAAACAACCTGGATCAATTAGGTGATCAATTAGGTGTTCCACCAACCAACGATTTCCAACTGGATAACGTCCCGGCGGTAGGTGGTATTCACTGTGTCGTGTATTATCGGAAGCCAACGCAACCCTCTGGTTTTGACTTCCTTATCAAAAAGGTAGACGCAGAAGACAATACGGTTTCGTTGGATAGTGCCGAATTTGAGCTTCGTCCGTTGAACGATGATGGCACCATTGGTGAACCAAAAGAGAAGAATCAAGACGGCGCGGCTCCAAATTCAAGTATGCTAAAGTGGACTAACTTGGATCCTGGCCGCTTTGTCCTGATCGAGACTAAGGCACCACAAGCACAGAATGGTCCCGCCTACTCGCTGCTTCCACAGCCGATCTACTTCAGTGTCACCGCTGACGGTGGTAGCTACAAGGTGAAACTGCTGGAAAACGCGCAGGATAAAACGGGTAAAGAACTTAATGACCAGAACCTGACCTTCCCGGTCGTCGGGTTTGACCTGACTGCTCAGCAAGCTGATCAGTCTCAATTGCTTGAGTTCAAGGTAGCTAACGTACGTGTCGGCAACCTTCCGAAAACCGGTGGCCTGGGTGTGGCCCCATGGCTTCTTGCCGCGCTCATGCTCATGGCGCTGGGAGGAACCCTGGCGAGGAAACGAGCCTAG